One Nonomuraea angiospora DNA segment encodes these proteins:
- a CDS encoding ATP synthase subunit C — protein sequence MFVWVKRGLHALNAVIALAAVILLVCAVTAGSAQGTATADPGGGNWAALLGAAIAVASSAIGAGIAVAYTGAAALAAMSERPELFGRAIVIVGLAEGIAIYGLVIGIILIGRA from the coding sequence ATGTTCGTCTGGGTGAAACGAGGACTGCACGCGCTCAATGCGGTCATCGCGCTCGCCGCGGTCATCCTCCTCGTCTGCGCCGTGACGGCGGGCTCCGCTCAGGGGACGGCGACCGCCGACCCGGGCGGCGGCAACTGGGCGGCCCTGCTCGGCGCGGCCATCGCCGTCGCCAGCTCGGCGATCGGCGCGGGCATCGCCGTCGCCTACACCGGAGCGGCGGCGCTCGCCGCGATGAGCGAGCGACCCGAGCTGTTCGGGCGGGCCATCGTCATCGTCGGCCTGGCGGAAGGGATCGCCATCTACGGGCTCGTCATCGGCATCATCCTCATCGGACGGGCTTGA
- a CDS encoding Rv1733c family protein, whose translation MLVLLLLSVWSAVVVGRLIYEKGLQAERAGPGIRQSVTATLVRDAPYAVPAGEGDNGLVLTPARWKAPSGVQKTGQVAVPAGTRAGTAVKVWIDGRGELTRPARSHAETLTSAAATAFLVVAGSAVTLMSAFRIFRWLLDRGRYAAWDASWAEACARWHRRKPDG comes from the coding sequence ATGCTGGTTCTGCTGCTGCTGAGCGTCTGGTCTGCCGTCGTCGTGGGGCGGTTGATCTATGAGAAGGGTCTGCAGGCCGAGCGAGCCGGTCCGGGCATCCGCCAATCGGTGACGGCGACCCTGGTGCGGGACGCGCCGTACGCCGTTCCGGCGGGGGAGGGCGACAATGGCCTGGTGTTGACTCCGGCGCGATGGAAAGCCCCGTCCGGGGTGCAGAAGACGGGCCAGGTGGCCGTCCCCGCGGGCACCAGAGCGGGTACGGCCGTGAAGGTGTGGATCGACGGTCGCGGCGAGCTGACCAGGCCTGCGAGGAGCCACGCGGAAACACTGACGAGCGCCGCGGCCACGGCCTTCCTGGTCGTCGCGGGATCAGCGGTCACGCTGATGTCGGCGTTCCGGATCTTCAGATGGTTGCTCGACAGAGGCCGGTACGCGGCGTGGGATGCCTCCTGGGCGGAGGCGTGCGCGCGGTGGCACCGCCGCAAACCTGACGGGTAG
- a CDS encoding Hsp20/alpha crystallin family protein gives MDTLMRRERFLPDLLDWFEEPLATMRPHTWQSMRFEDYIKDGRYVLRVELPGIDPEKDVEIDLTNGVLTIHAERREEHREQYRTEFRYGSFTRSISLPQGADENDVKAVYDQGILEVSVKLAERRPEGRHIPIQGVIQPKE, from the coding sequence ATGGACACGCTGATGCGCAGGGAGCGCTTCCTACCCGATCTGCTCGACTGGTTCGAAGAGCCGCTGGCGACTATGCGACCGCACACCTGGCAGTCCATGCGGTTCGAGGACTACATCAAGGACGGCAGGTACGTCCTCCGCGTCGAACTGCCAGGCATAGACCCCGAGAAGGACGTCGAGATCGACCTGACCAACGGGGTTCTTACCATCCACGCGGAGCGGCGCGAGGAGCACAGGGAGCAGTACCGCACCGAATTCCGGTACGGGTCCTTCACCCGCTCCATCTCGCTGCCTCAGGGAGCGGACGAGAACGACGTCAAGGCCGTCTACGACCAGGGGATCCTCGAAGTGAGCGTGAAGCTGGCCGAAAGGAGGCCGGAGGGACGGCACATCCCCATCCAGGGCGTCATCCAGCCGAAGGAGTGA
- a CDS encoding V-type ATP synthase subunit E family protein gives MRDALAPLAAALSRQAGIDARAIVAGAEEEAAELVAAARQEARTILADARADGAAQAKADAVTGRIHAERRARGMELAAQREALDELRTRSAAAVRTLRDDPCYPRLLDRLSALARAAGGTDLVVKEQPDGGVLAEGHGRRVDCTLSALAARAVDALGAEVERLWAP, from the coding sequence ATGCGGGACGCGCTGGCACCGCTCGCCGCAGCCCTGTCCAGGCAGGCCGGGATCGACGCCCGGGCGATCGTCGCCGGAGCCGAGGAAGAGGCCGCCGAGCTGGTCGCCGCCGCCCGCCAGGAGGCCAGGACCATCCTCGCCGACGCCCGCGCCGACGGAGCCGCCCAGGCCAAGGCGGATGCGGTCACCGGACGGATCCACGCCGAGCGCCGGGCCCGCGGCATGGAACTCGCCGCTCAACGAGAGGCCCTGGACGAACTGCGCACCCGATCGGCCGCCGCGGTCAGGACCCTGCGTGACGACCCCTGCTACCCCAGGCTCCTCGACCGGCTGAGCGCCCTCGCCCGCGCCGCCGGAGGAACGGACCTGGTCGTCAAAGAGCAGCCCGACGGTGGCGTGCTGGCAGAGGGGCACGGACGGCGCGTCGACTGCACGCTCAGCGCGCTGGCCGCACGAGCCGTGGACGCGCTCGGAGCGGAGGTGGAGCGGCTGTGGGCACCGTGA
- a CDS encoding adenylate/guanylate cyclase domain-containing protein: MAYEPPAGPLTPGGFDTRRDVAAGLPLFLVEQWRASDRTDGEARRLLSRHETRGYSVMSDSAGLTRLSQRLGLLEVLALIDRPKRILHACARAAGGRAVGVWAADNAQLFHPETVEASTLLSALLTAQDEIRRHCEVRIGIGAHLGSYYELSGGLYGAEADAVEEFAENDTEGGEIAVTQSVVDRLPHGHPFALRPKDGVGGLVGPVYQVLDGPRLDIPGLDEAWAAVGWPGKSGVTGQEHYPIPYSGAFYADLLLLDARPGDADLAGRLAAEHLRERTVVLVERSAAPTDTPEVELLRGLSLSAAMRDVGLSLLPPQGAVEIKVAGPLGIYLFEEPAPAVRFALGMRTGLAEREIVGRIGVAAGPVLAGRTPSGGWDVAGAPVNLASKMAQDLGTPGRVHLSEAVRDALGDHVDLTGFEAVRRTVSGVEMTYYVG; encoded by the coding sequence GTGGCTTACGAACCACCCGCCGGCCCGCTCACCCCGGGCGGCTTCGACACCCGGCGCGACGTCGCCGCCGGCCTGCCGCTGTTCCTCGTCGAGCAGTGGCGCGCCTCCGACCGCACCGACGGTGAGGCGCGCCGCCTGCTGAGCCGCCACGAGACGCGCGGATACTCCGTGATGTCCGACTCGGCAGGGCTCACCCGGCTCAGCCAGCGGCTCGGGCTGCTGGAGGTGTTGGCGCTCATCGACCGGCCGAAGCGGATCCTGCACGCCTGCGCCAGGGCCGCCGGCGGGCGCGCGGTGGGGGTGTGGGCGGCCGACAACGCGCAACTGTTCCATCCGGAGACGGTGGAGGCGTCCACGCTACTGTCAGCCCTGCTGACGGCGCAGGACGAGATCCGGCGCCACTGCGAGGTCCGCATCGGGATCGGGGCGCACCTCGGCTCCTACTACGAGCTGTCAGGCGGGCTGTACGGGGCGGAGGCCGACGCGGTCGAGGAGTTCGCCGAGAACGACACCGAGGGCGGGGAGATCGCGGTGACGCAGTCTGTGGTGGACCGGCTGCCTCACGGGCATCCCTTCGCGCTGCGGCCCAAGGACGGCGTCGGCGGCCTGGTCGGGCCCGTCTACCAGGTGCTCGACGGTCCCCGCCTCGACATTCCCGGACTGGACGAGGCGTGGGCGGCCGTGGGGTGGCCCGGCAAGTCGGGGGTCACCGGCCAGGAGCATTACCCCATCCCCTACTCCGGCGCCTTCTATGCCGACCTGCTGCTGCTCGACGCCCGCCCCGGCGACGCCGACCTGGCCGGGCGGCTCGCCGCCGAGCACCTGCGCGAGCGCACCGTCGTCCTGGTCGAGCGGAGCGCCGCCCCGACCGACACACCGGAGGTGGAACTGCTGAGAGGGCTGTCGCTGTCGGCCGCGATGCGCGACGTGGGCCTGAGCCTCCTGCCGCCCCAGGGAGCCGTCGAGATCAAGGTCGCCGGGCCGCTGGGCATCTACCTGTTCGAGGAGCCTGCCCCGGCCGTGCGCTTCGCGCTGGGGATGCGCACGGGGCTCGCCGAGCGGGAGATCGTGGGCCGGATCGGGGTGGCCGCCGGGCCGGTGCTCGCCGGCCGCACCCCCAGCGGTGGCTGGGACGTCGCCGGGGCCCCGGTCAACCTCGCCTCCAAGATGGCCCAGGACCTCGGCACGCCGGGCCGCGTCCACCTGAGCGAGGCTGTGCGCGATGCCTTGGGCGACCACGTCGACCTGACGGGCTTCGAGGCGGTGCGGCGCACGGTGTCGGGGGTGGAGATGACGTACTACGTGGGTTGA
- a CDS encoding V-type ATP synthase subunit B, with the protein MTTWAPIEYTGVAELRGPLIVVQGIQNVGWDEYATIVLESGERRHGLVLDVDRDLAVVQVLEGTAGLRAETTRVTFTGSPLRIPVGAGWQGRVCNGRGGPLDGGPPIFGDDSALVAGFPMNPTVREPPAEPVITGVSAIDALTTLVRGQKLAVFAESGLPHLELAAQVAAQAHTGGEPFSVIFAAMGLTHGDAGTVRDILERRSSAAELTLLLNLAGDPVIERLLTPRIALTVAEHLAFVLRRHVLVVLADMTSYCEALREVSAARGEIPARRAYPGYLYSDLASVYERCGRIRGHPGSVTVLPVLSMPAGDITHPVPDLTGYITEGQILLSREVTSYPHIDPLSSLSRMMRAGVGAGRTRPEHLDLAAQIQAGLSRARQAGELADLVGESALSPADRRYLAMAETFRTRLLAQRPDEARTLEETFERAWHVVSALPRSELSMLSEEALEAGYRGAP; encoded by the coding sequence GTGACGACGTGGGCTCCGATCGAATACACCGGCGTGGCGGAGCTACGCGGGCCCCTCATCGTCGTCCAGGGAATCCAGAACGTCGGCTGGGACGAGTACGCCACGATCGTGCTGGAGTCCGGCGAGCGCAGGCACGGCCTCGTCCTGGACGTCGACCGCGACCTCGCCGTCGTCCAGGTCCTCGAGGGCACCGCAGGACTCAGGGCGGAGACGACACGGGTCACTTTCACCGGAAGCCCGCTGCGCATTCCGGTCGGCGCCGGATGGCAGGGACGCGTCTGCAACGGGCGCGGCGGGCCACTGGACGGCGGTCCCCCGATCTTCGGCGACGACAGTGCCCTGGTGGCCGGCTTCCCGATGAATCCCACGGTACGAGAACCTCCCGCCGAACCCGTGATCACCGGAGTCTCCGCCATCGACGCGCTGACCACCCTGGTCCGCGGCCAGAAACTGGCCGTCTTCGCCGAAAGCGGCCTGCCCCACCTGGAGCTCGCCGCCCAGGTGGCCGCCCAGGCCCACACCGGCGGCGAGCCGTTCAGCGTCATCTTCGCCGCCATGGGACTGACCCATGGCGACGCGGGGACGGTGCGCGACATCCTGGAGCGGCGTTCGTCGGCCGCGGAGCTGACGCTGCTGCTCAACCTCGCCGGCGACCCCGTGATCGAACGGCTGCTCACGCCCCGGATCGCGCTGACCGTGGCCGAGCATCTGGCGTTCGTCCTGCGGCGTCACGTCCTCGTCGTGCTGGCCGACATGACGAGCTACTGCGAAGCCCTCCGCGAGGTCTCCGCCGCCCGTGGCGAGATTCCGGCCCGCCGGGCCTACCCCGGCTACCTCTACAGCGATCTGGCCTCCGTCTACGAGCGGTGCGGCCGCATCCGGGGACATCCCGGCTCCGTCACCGTCCTGCCGGTGCTGAGCATGCCCGCCGGAGACATCACCCATCCCGTGCCCGACCTCACCGGATACATCACCGAAGGCCAGATCCTGCTGAGCCGCGAGGTGACCTCGTACCCGCACATCGATCCGCTGTCGTCCCTGTCCCGCATGATGCGCGCGGGCGTCGGAGCGGGACGGACCCGGCCCGAGCACCTGGACCTCGCCGCGCAGATCCAGGCGGGCCTGTCCCGCGCCCGGCAGGCCGGTGAACTCGCCGACCTGGTGGGGGAGAGCGCGCTGAGTCCGGCCGACCGCCGCTACCTGGCCATGGCTGAGACCTTCCGGACGCGCCTGCTGGCCCAGCGGCCCGACGAGGCCCGCACCCTGGAGGAGACCTTCGAGCGGGCCTGGCACGTGGTCTCCGCGCTGCCGCGAAGCGAACTGTCGATGCTCAGCGAGGAAGCGCTGGAAGCCGGATACAGGGGAGCGCCATGA
- a CDS encoding V-type ATP synthase subunit A has protein sequence MGTVTRVNGPLVEVEGLAGAAMFELVLLGPHKLLGEIVTLGGGRATAQAYEYTGGLAPGDPAERGGSPVSALLGPHLLGGVFDGLLRPLTGAGPWLDPAVPARASVARSWRFTPLVEQGRKAAPGTAIGRVEGAGSLAYLVLSPGGEVSAIRRAGRYPHDASVAVVGGTEVRLTRRRPVRQPLPYASRLDETVPLVTGQRVIDLLLPVCLGGTAAVPGGFGTGKTVLLQQIAKWCDADVVIYIGCGERGNEMADIVAELAELPDPRTGGRLSDRTVVIANTSNMPMMARETCIYTGVTVAEHFRDMGYAAVVIADSTSRWAEARREFASRSGTLPAEEGYPADLASALAAFYERAGRVVTLGGATGSVTIIGAVSPPGGDLTEPVTAHTERFVRTLWALDRDLAYARHYPAISWRESFSRDADALAQGAPDNATRRVRVAGLLAEADRLAALAELVGAGALPAHERIGLLAGRLLREGFLRQSSLSRLDAYCRPERTALIADALLAILALCQDLVEHGVPAAAVEDRDFSAILRAKEAPEEEIAARRDTVLNDLEAPR, from the coding sequence GTGGGCACCGTGACCCGGGTCAACGGGCCCTTGGTCGAGGTCGAGGGTCTCGCCGGCGCGGCCATGTTCGAGCTGGTCCTGCTCGGACCCCACAAGCTGCTGGGTGAGATCGTCACGCTGGGAGGCGGCCGCGCCACGGCGCAGGCGTACGAGTACACCGGAGGGCTGGCTCCAGGCGATCCCGCCGAGCGCGGCGGATCTCCCGTCTCGGCTCTGCTGGGGCCGCACCTGCTCGGCGGGGTGTTCGACGGGCTGCTCCGGCCGCTCACCGGCGCGGGCCCCTGGCTGGACCCGGCCGTGCCCGCGCGCGCATCCGTCGCCCGCTCGTGGCGGTTCACGCCGCTGGTCGAGCAGGGACGGAAGGCGGCGCCGGGCACGGCCATCGGGCGGGTCGAAGGTGCGGGCTCGCTGGCCTACCTGGTCCTGTCGCCGGGAGGCGAGGTCTCCGCCATCCGGCGGGCGGGCCGCTATCCTCACGACGCCTCGGTCGCGGTCGTCGGCGGGACCGAGGTCCGGCTGACCCGCCGCCGGCCGGTGCGCCAGCCACTGCCGTACGCGTCGCGGCTGGACGAGACCGTGCCGCTCGTCACGGGGCAGCGGGTCATCGACCTGCTCCTGCCGGTGTGCCTCGGGGGCACCGCGGCCGTGCCCGGCGGCTTCGGCACGGGCAAGACCGTGCTCCTCCAGCAGATCGCCAAGTGGTGCGACGCCGACGTGGTGATCTACATCGGCTGCGGGGAACGCGGCAACGAGATGGCGGACATCGTGGCCGAGCTGGCCGAGCTGCCGGACCCGCGTACCGGCGGGCGGCTCTCCGACCGGACCGTCGTGATCGCCAACACCTCCAACATGCCGATGATGGCGCGCGAGACCTGCATCTACACGGGTGTCACGGTCGCCGAGCATTTTCGCGACATGGGCTACGCCGCGGTGGTCATCGCCGACTCGACCTCACGCTGGGCCGAGGCGCGCCGGGAATTCGCCTCCCGCAGCGGGACCCTCCCCGCCGAGGAGGGCTACCCGGCGGACCTCGCCTCCGCCCTGGCCGCGTTCTACGAGCGCGCCGGTCGGGTCGTCACGCTGGGCGGTGCCACCGGATCGGTGACGATCATCGGGGCCGTCTCGCCCCCGGGCGGCGATCTGACCGAACCCGTCACCGCGCACACGGAGCGGTTCGTGCGAACGCTGTGGGCCCTGGACCGCGACCTCGCCTACGCACGCCACTACCCGGCGATCTCCTGGCGCGAATCCTTCTCCCGCGACGCCGACGCCCTGGCACAAGGCGCTCCCGACAATGCGACCCGCCGCGTGCGCGTGGCCGGCCTGCTGGCCGAGGCCGACCGGCTGGCCGCGCTGGCCGAGCTCGTGGGGGCGGGCGCTCTGCCCGCCCATGAGCGAATCGGCCTGCTGGCCGGGCGTCTGCTGCGGGAGGGCTTCCTGCGGCAGAGCTCGCTGAGCAGGCTGGACGCGTACTGCCGGCCCGAACGGACCGCCCTCATCGCCGACGCGCTCCTGGCGATCCTGGCGCTCTGCCAGGACCTGGTCGAGCACGGCGTGCCTGCCGCCGCGGTCGAAGATCGCGACTTCTCTGCCATCCTGCGTGCCAAGGAGGCGCCGGAGGAGGAGATCGCGGCACGGCGCGACACCGTGCTGAACGATCTGGAGGCGCCGCGGTGA
- a CDS encoding V-type ATPase 116kDa subunit family protein, which yields MSRREALRPVRMERVAIVAPARSLDDVLRIVGAAGVVELATPPDAQLQAVSKSAVVRGEVAALAGWMPAKVVSELARQVAPEGGAVVPLARPRGKEAPSLLRSEGLRGDLAPLVNTYGTTPYADIDPTPLAVGAYVLMFGMMFGDVGHGLLLLVAAIGLYRRRPRWLSRLHRAWPFAVGAGLASMLFGLLYGEFFGPTGVVPVLWVRPLADPIALLAAALAGGALLLAVAYLLGVVNRWREGGWPATLYSPAGVAGSALFFGLGLALLGWYAKLGWLSAAGGVIAVVGLILAFVGFYAEAGGGASATAQAMIQLFDAVVRLGANIASFARLAAFGLTHAAIGSIVWSATTGLWAATPFAAAAIFLLGNVLALTIEGLVAGVQALRLEYYELFSRVFQAEGRPFRPWHLPPTSKEVAPCSSG from the coding sequence ATGAGCCGGCGAGAGGCGCTGCGGCCCGTCCGCATGGAGCGGGTGGCGATCGTCGCTCCGGCCCGCTCGCTGGACGACGTGCTGAGGATCGTGGGCGCGGCGGGGGTCGTCGAACTGGCCACACCCCCTGACGCACAGCTGCAGGCGGTCTCGAAGAGCGCCGTCGTCCGCGGTGAGGTGGCGGCGCTCGCCGGCTGGATGCCGGCCAAAGTCGTCTCCGAACTCGCGCGCCAGGTGGCGCCCGAGGGCGGGGCCGTGGTGCCGCTCGCCCGTCCCCGGGGCAAGGAGGCGCCGTCCCTGCTGCGCTCCGAAGGGCTGCGCGGCGACCTGGCCCCGCTCGTCAACACCTACGGGACGACGCCGTACGCCGACATTGACCCGACACCCCTGGCCGTCGGCGCGTACGTCCTGATGTTCGGCATGATGTTCGGCGACGTCGGGCACGGCCTGCTGCTGCTCGTCGCGGCGATCGGGCTGTATCGCAGGCGCCCGCGATGGTTGTCCCGCCTCCATCGGGCGTGGCCGTTCGCCGTCGGCGCGGGACTGGCGAGCATGCTCTTCGGCCTGCTCTACGGCGAGTTCTTCGGCCCCACGGGCGTCGTCCCCGTGCTCTGGGTCCGGCCGCTGGCCGACCCGATCGCCCTCCTCGCTGCCGCCCTCGCCGGTGGCGCGCTGCTGCTCGCGGTCGCCTACCTGCTGGGCGTCGTGAACCGGTGGCGGGAGGGCGGCTGGCCGGCCACCCTGTACTCCCCGGCGGGGGTGGCGGGTTCGGCGCTGTTCTTCGGGCTGGGGCTCGCCCTGCTCGGGTGGTACGCCAAGCTCGGCTGGCTGTCCGCCGCCGGCGGCGTGATCGCGGTGGTGGGCCTGATCCTGGCTTTCGTCGGGTTCTACGCCGAAGCGGGAGGCGGCGCGAGCGCGACCGCCCAGGCGATGATCCAGCTCTTCGACGCGGTCGTCCGGCTGGGCGCCAACATTGCCTCCTTCGCCCGCCTCGCCGCCTTCGGCCTCACCCACGCCGCCATCGGCTCGATCGTCTGGAGCGCGACCACCGGGCTGTGGGCCGCCACCCCCTTCGCTGCGGCGGCGATATTCCTGCTGGGCAACGTGCTGGCGCTGACGATCGAGGGGCTCGTGGCCGGTGTCCAGGCGCTGCGTCTGGAGTACTACGAGCTGTTCTCCAGGGTCTTCCAAGCCGAGGGACGGCCCTTCCGCCCCTGGCACCTGCCGCCGACGTCCAAGGAGGTCGCCCCATGTTCGTCTGGGTGA
- a CDS encoding V-type ATP synthase subunit D: MRLRIPPGRAGRMWLRRRLTSVRHGLDVLDRKLRILRREQDRLARNAARTQAEWTAACRAADEWLLRVTRLGGRRAVRLAADGRLADVHVYWADAMGTSYPARVSCALPDLDAAAPLPITTALVPARHAYRAALRAGLEHAIAAEAARIMTAEVALTNRRIRALKDRLLPLLEEALAAVELSLDETERADIDRVRRISGSRPQPADRLNSDRQ; encoded by the coding sequence ATGAGACTGCGGATCCCTCCTGGCCGGGCGGGGCGGATGTGGCTCCGTCGTCGCCTGACCTCGGTCCGGCACGGACTCGACGTACTCGACAGGAAGCTGCGGATACTGCGGCGCGAACAGGACCGGCTCGCTCGGAATGCGGCACGGACCCAGGCTGAGTGGACCGCGGCATGCCGGGCCGCCGACGAATGGCTCCTCCGAGTGACCCGCCTCGGCGGCCGGCGGGCCGTGCGCCTCGCGGCCGACGGCCGCCTCGCCGACGTCCACGTGTACTGGGCCGACGCCATGGGAACCAGCTATCCGGCCAGGGTCTCCTGCGCGCTTCCTGACCTCGACGCGGCGGCTCCCCTCCCGATCACCACCGCTCTCGTTCCGGCCAGGCACGCCTACCGCGCCGCCTTGCGCGCAGGGCTGGAACACGCGATCGCCGCGGAGGCCGCACGAATCATGACGGCCGAGGTCGCTTTGACGAACCGTAGGATCCGCGCCCTGAAAGATCGCCTCCTTCCCCTGCTGGAGGAGGCGCTGGCCGCCGTCGAACTGTCGCTGGACGAGACGGAGCGAGCCGACATCGACCGCGTACGCCGTATCAGCGGCTCCAGACCGCAGCCGGCGGACCGGCTGAACAGCGACCGGCAATGA
- a CDS encoding CBS domain-containing protein, which translates to MGMTVEDVMTSKVVSVTATTPFKAVAETLVSNGVSAVPVLDDDNHVIGVVSEADLMCKEEFREQFYPEGYRPPLRTWLRHHKSRKKAEGDTASNLMTSPAVTVPLEASAVVAARIMDAHGVKRLPVIDYNGRLQGIVSRCDLVKLFLRGDEEIAAEVRDDILGRTLWFDTSGVTVSVNEGVVTLSGRMERRAEAAIAVRVVGGVNGVVSVADELAWKIDDSAWQA; encoded by the coding sequence ATGGGCATGACCGTTGAGGACGTGATGACGAGCAAGGTCGTCTCCGTCACCGCCACCACCCCGTTCAAGGCAGTCGCGGAAACGCTCGTCAGCAACGGCGTCAGCGCCGTTCCTGTTCTGGACGACGACAACCACGTGATCGGCGTGGTCTCCGAAGCCGACCTGATGTGCAAAGAGGAGTTTCGCGAGCAGTTCTACCCTGAGGGTTACCGCCCGCCGCTGCGTACCTGGCTGCGCCACCACAAGAGCCGCAAGAAGGCCGAGGGCGACACCGCCTCCAACCTGATGACCAGTCCCGCCGTCACCGTCCCTCTTGAGGCGTCGGCTGTGGTGGCCGCCCGCATCATGGACGCCCACGGTGTCAAACGACTGCCGGTCATCGACTACAACGGCCGACTGCAGGGCATCGTCAGCCGCTGCGACCTCGTCAAGCTGTTCCTGCGTGGTGACGAGGAGATCGCCGCCGAGGTTCGCGACGACATCCTCGGCCGCACCCTGTGGTTCGACACCTCCGGTGTGACCGTCTCGGTGAACGAGGGTGTGGTCACGTTGTCCGGCCGGATGGAACGCCGCGCCGAGGCCGCCATTGCCGTCCGCGTGGTCGGAGGCGTCAACGGCGTCGTCAGCGTGGCAGACGAACTGGCCTGGAAGATCGACGACTCCGCGTGGCAGGCCTGA
- a CDS encoding V-type ATP synthase subunit F gives MANVAVIGETVRVAGFRLAGAVVLPADTHDAARAAWASLGDDVAVVILTPEAAEAVGERAGERTTVVMPP, from the coding sequence ATGGCGAACGTCGCCGTCATCGGTGAGACCGTCCGCGTGGCGGGCTTCCGGCTCGCCGGAGCGGTCGTCCTTCCTGCCGACACTCACGATGCCGCTCGTGCGGCCTGGGCCTCCCTCGGTGACGACGTCGCCGTGGTGATCCTCACCCCGGAGGCGGCCGAGGCCGTCGGCGAGAGGGCCGGGGAGAGAACGACGGTGGTGATGCCGCCGTGA
- a CDS encoding universal stress protein, which produces MNDVIVVGTDDSPGADTAIAWAAADAVRKGLRLELVHVIERGSYELPRFPIPGLLESLREAAEAMLEKKAKTVMARWPGIEVATKVKIGSPVAELRAQAEPAAELVVGSRGRSRFASALLGSVSLRLAGHAHGTVVVVRSAEADRRRLVVGLDETDSSEPALAHAFAEAALRGVPLRVLYAYSVPIHAVSLDLDRLQRAQYDFVHDRLTPWRARHPEVDAFVDITSVHPVAALTEASKDADLLVVGTRGRGIAVLGSVSHGVLHHAHCPVAVVRRRGDDQPGR; this is translated from the coding sequence ATGAACGACGTCATCGTCGTGGGGACTGACGACTCGCCGGGCGCCGATACCGCCATCGCGTGGGCTGCTGCCGACGCCGTACGCAAAGGGCTCCGGCTTGAGCTCGTGCATGTGATCGAACGCGGCTCCTACGAACTTCCGCGTTTCCCGATCCCCGGCCTGCTGGAGAGCCTCAGGGAGGCCGCCGAGGCGATGCTGGAGAAGAAGGCCAAAACTGTCATGGCCCGCTGGCCCGGCATCGAGGTCGCCACCAAGGTGAAGATCGGATCGCCGGTCGCGGAGCTGCGGGCGCAGGCGGAGCCGGCCGCCGAACTGGTGGTCGGCTCGCGCGGACGGAGCAGATTCGCCAGCGCGTTGCTCGGCTCGGTGAGCCTGCGGTTGGCGGGCCACGCCCACGGCACGGTCGTCGTCGTACGCTCGGCCGAGGCTGATCGTCGGCGGCTCGTGGTAGGTCTGGACGAGACCGACTCCTCCGAACCCGCCCTGGCGCACGCCTTCGCCGAAGCGGCCCTGCGCGGAGTGCCGCTGCGCGTCCTCTACGCCTACTCCGTCCCCATTCACGCGGTCTCGCTCGACTTGGACCGGCTACAACGAGCCCAGTACGACTTCGTCCACGACCGGCTCACCCCTTGGCGGGCCAGACACCCTGAGGTCGACGCGTTCGTGGACATCACCTCCGTGCATCCGGTCGCGGCGCTCACTGAGGCGTCCAAAGACGCGGACCTGCTCGTGGTGGGCACTCGCGGGCGTGGGATAGCGGTGCTCGGCTCCGTCAGCCACGGCGTGCTGCACCACGCTCACTGCCCGGTCGCCGTGGTCCGCCGCCGCGGTGACGATCAACCTGGCCGCTGA